From Planctomycetia bacterium, one genomic window encodes:
- a CDS encoding aminotransferase class I/II-fold pyridoxal phosphate-dependent enzyme translates to MSQHWIADRTQLFDSSGIRKVFDLAAKMTDPINLSIGQPDFDVPEPIKSAAKRSIDAGKNGYAPTQGMAPLREKLQGQVDAKYGHADRKLLVTSGTSGALTLLMYAAVNPGDEVILFDPYFVSYEPLVKLVGGRCVIVDSHPNFQIDVNKVREAITPRTKLILFNSPANPTGVVATEQVTSDLAALAAEKNVLLVSDEIYSRFAFDGEFVSPAKYNPATLVIDGFSKTYGMTGWRVGYVHGPSALVDGMTKLQQYTFVCAPQPFQWAGVEALDFEMQPYIDAYRKKRDYVVEQLSRDYELATPGGAFYAYPKAPRGSGSSFVEEAIANQLLVIPGKIFSQHDTHFRLSYAASDATIERGMEVLRKLAKRST, encoded by the coding sequence ATGAGCCAACATTGGATCGCCGATCGCACGCAATTGTTCGATAGTTCGGGCATCCGCAAGGTTTTCGACCTGGCGGCCAAGATGACCGACCCGATCAACCTCTCGATCGGGCAGCCCGATTTCGACGTTCCTGAGCCGATCAAATCGGCCGCCAAGCGGTCGATCGACGCCGGCAAGAATGGGTACGCCCCCACGCAGGGGATGGCCCCGCTGCGGGAAAAGCTCCAAGGGCAGGTCGACGCCAAGTACGGCCACGCCGACCGGAAGCTGCTGGTCACCAGCGGCACCAGCGGAGCGCTAACGTTGCTGATGTACGCCGCGGTCAATCCCGGCGACGAGGTGATTCTGTTCGACCCGTACTTCGTCAGCTACGAGCCGCTGGTGAAACTAGTGGGCGGGCGCTGCGTGATCGTCGATTCGCATCCCAATTTCCAGATCGACGTGAACAAGGTTCGCGAGGCGATCACGCCACGGACCAAGTTGATTCTGTTCAACAGCCCCGCGAATCCGACGGGCGTCGTGGCCACGGAACAAGTCACGAGCGACCTCGCCGCATTGGCCGCCGAAAAAAATGTGCTCCTGGTGAGCGACGAGATTTACAGCCGCTTCGCCTTTGACGGCGAGTTCGTCTCGCCTGCCAAGTACAACCCCGCAACGTTGGTGATCGACGGGTTCAGCAAGACCTACGGCATGACCGGCTGGCGGGTCGGCTATGTGCATGGCCCGAGCGCGCTTGTGGATGGCATGACCAAGCTCCAGCAATACACGTTCGTCTGCGCGCCGCAGCCGTTTCAATGGGCCGGAGTCGAGGCCCTGGACTTCGAGATGCAGCCGTACATCGACGCCTATCGCAAAAAGCGCGACTACGTCGTCGAGCAACTTTCCCGCGACTACGAACTGGCCACGCCCGGCGGGGCGTTTTATGCTTACCCCAAAGCCCCGCGCGGCAGCGGGTCGTCGTTCGTCGAGGAAGCGATCGCCAACCAACTGCTGGTGATCCCCGGCAAGATTTTCAGCCAACACGACACGCACTTCCGGCTGTCGTACGCGGCCAGCGACGCTACGATTGAACGCGGGATGGAAGTGCTCAGGAAACTCGCCAAACGAAGTACCTAG